A window of Candidatus Zixiibacteriota bacterium contains these coding sequences:
- the amrB gene encoding AmmeMemoRadiSam system protein B gives MAIDNDLLTSEGSSFRSASASFRFVILTTRDLGINYICMISLAYNYTIAEGEIKMKSCKYISVIFAVILALCLTVSAESIRHPVIAGKFYPADKSSLANMLDSMLEQAEEVEISGPPLALVSPHAGFIFSGPTAAVGYRLLRDYPQIKTAVIIGFKHQIDYKGIAIWDKGGWQTPLGISEIDTDLASAIRKGSKYIASGESYFNGEHSLETQLPFLQYINPEIKIVPLQIGLQEKKMIAELVRVVPEAIGEREDVIIIASTDLTHYKSRSECREIDKRTAGYIRELKGRELWQAEENGVIEMCGAGPTAAAIEIAKKLGANSAKILRQSDSGEFSGNTSNVVSYLSAVIYREEHEPPEEATDEAYLSPDERQVLLNIARESIEAWLAGRPVPEFDPPQGVLTEDGAAFVTINKNHRLRGCIGYTEAFMPLYQAVSSCAVKAASEDPRFPRLAGDEYPEIELEISVLTPLQKINDIDQIEVGKHGLMIQKGRYRGLLLPQVATLYGWSRIEFLDHTCQKAGLNPGCWKEDCKIMVFSAEVFGEE, from the coding sequence ATGGCAATAGACAACGACCTCTTGACCTCCGAGGGCTCGAGCTTTCGATCGGCGTCTGCAAGTTTCCGATTTGTTATTTTGACAACTCGTGATTTAGGCATAAATTACATCTGCATGATCTCGCTTGCGTATAATTATACGATTGCAGAAGGAGAAATCAAAATGAAAAGCTGTAAATACATTTCAGTCATCTTTGCGGTTATACTTGCGCTCTGCCTCACAGTTTCCGCCGAATCAATCCGTCATCCTGTAATTGCCGGTAAGTTCTATCCAGCCGATAAAAGCTCTCTGGCCAACATGCTCGACAGCATGCTCGAACAGGCTGAAGAAGTTGAAATTTCCGGTCCCCCCCTGGCGCTGGTAAGCCCTCATGCCGGCTTCATCTTTTCCGGGCCGACCGCTGCTGTCGGATACAGGCTTCTACGAGATTATCCACAGATAAAAACCGCCGTCATAATCGGATTCAAACACCAGATCGACTACAAGGGCATCGCGATCTGGGACAAGGGAGGCTGGCAAACGCCTCTGGGAATATCAGAAATCGATACCGACCTGGCTTCGGCAATCCGCAAAGGCTCAAAATATATCGCTTCCGGGGAATCCTATTTCAACGGTGAACATTCGCTGGAAACTCAGCTTCCGTTTTTGCAATACATCAACCCGGAAATAAAGATAGTCCCGCTCCAGATTGGACTGCAGGAAAAGAAGATGATCGCTGAACTGGTGCGAGTGGTTCCCGAGGCGATCGGGGAACGCGAGGACGTTATAATCATCGCTTCCACCGACCTCACACATTACAAGAGCCGTTCTGAATGTCGTGAAATCGATAAACGAACTGCCGGTTATATCAGGGAATTAAAAGGCAGGGAGCTGTGGCAGGCTGAAGAAAATGGCGTGATCGAAATGTGCGGTGCCGGACCCACTGCGGCCGCAATCGAGATCGCCAAAAAACTGGGTGCAAACAGCGCCAAAATACTCAGGCAGTCCGACTCAGGAGAATTCTCCGGCAATACTTCCAATGTTGTCAGTTATCTCTCAGCGGTGATTTACCGTGAGGAGCATGAACCCCCGGAAGAAGCTACCGACGAAGCCTATCTTTCGCCCGATGAAAGACAGGTCCTGTTGAATATCGCACGTGAATCTATCGAGGCCTGGCTGGCGGGTAGACCGGTTCCCGAATTCGATCCACCTCAGGGCGTACTCACCGAAGATGGGGCCGCCTTCGTAACCATCAATAAAAACCATCGCCTGCGGGGATGTATAGGTTATACCGAGGCTTTCATGCCACTCTACCAGGCGGTCTCCTCCTGTGCTGTCAAAGCCGCCAGCGAGGATCCCCGCTTTCCCAGGCTGGCCGGCGATGAGTACCCGGAAATTGAGCTGGAGATTTCGGTTCTGACCCCCCTGCAAAAGATAAATGATATAGATCAGATCGAGGTCGGCAAACATGGTCTGATGATCCAGAAAGGACGCTACCGGGGTCTGCTTCTGCCACAGGTGGCGACTTTATATGGCTGGTCGCGTATCGAATTTCTGGACCATACCTGTCAAAAGGCGGGACTGAATCCGGGATGCTGGAAAGAGGACTGCAAAATAATGGTGTTTTCAGCCGAGGTCTTCGGCGAAGAATAG
- a CDS encoding DUF362 domain-containing protein — MPKSRVVKITNRKLADADRKLEPSEVKRSLSIAMVYLTGEKDAQSAWQSLFSGGDHVGIKPNCLGGKPLSSSEVIAMEIVSGLRSAGVEENNTIIWERTNRELKRAGYELNISSSGLRVFGTDSKGVGYGDSLHKQGKVGSLLSKIFEQYIVKNINFPLLKDHSIAGVSASMKNFFGLIHNPNKYHMNNCDPYLADLFSLPLVKRKNVLTICDATRIQYDGGPGFVPYYIAEPGTIMVAFDPVAMDAVGYSMLDDYRKRHDLKPLSQIGREPTWLKTAEKAKIGTADLDHIELIEETI, encoded by the coding sequence ATGCCTAAATCACGAGTTGTCAAAATAACAAATCGGAAACTTGCAGACGCCGATCGAAAGCTCGAGCCCTCGGAGGTCAAGAGGTCGTTGTCTATTGCCATGGTCTATCTGACCGGCGAGAAGGACGCACAATCGGCCTGGCAGAGCCTGTTCTCAGGAGGAGATCATGTCGGTATCAAGCCGAACTGCCTTGGTGGAAAACCGCTCTCCAGTTCGGAAGTTATCGCCATGGAGATCGTTTCCGGACTTCGTTCGGCCGGAGTCGAGGAGAACAATACAATTATCTGGGAACGTACCAATCGTGAGCTGAAACGGGCTGGCTATGAATTAAATATATCATCATCGGGACTGCGTGTGTTTGGCACGGATTCAAAAGGCGTCGGTTACGGCGACTCTCTCCACAAACAGGGCAAGGTCGGGTCTCTGCTGTCGAAGATATTCGAGCAGTACATAGTGAAAAACATTAATTTTCCGCTTCTGAAGGATCACTCGATCGCCGGCGTGTCGGCTTCCATGAAAAACTTCTTCGGGCTGATCCACAATCCCAACAAGTACCATATGAACAATTGCGATCCCTATCTCGCTGACCTGTTCTCCCTGCCGTTGGTCAAACGTAAAAACGTTCTAACGATCTGTGATGCAACCCGTATCCAGTATGACGGCGGTCCCGGTTTTGTGCCGTATTATATTGCAGAACCGGGCACCATTATGGTTGCCTTTGATCCTGTTGCCATGGACGCTGTGGGATACAGCATGCTGGATGATTATCGTAAGCGCCATGACCTGAAACCGCTCAGTCAAATCGGTCGAGAGCCGACCTGGCTGAAAACCGCAGAAAAAGCGAAAATTGGAACAGCTGACCTGGATCATATCGAACTGATCGAGGAGACTATCTGA
- the amrS gene encoding AmmeMemoRadiSam system radical SAM enzyme, translating into MKRRTVLKTFACGACASLLPINPIRQGGGLVENALCLDTTDTLSDVDAMFYEKREGTAIECLLCPRHCRVTDLERGYCGVRENRDGRYITLVHSRACAMNIDPIEKKPLFHFKPGTPAFSIATAGCNVNCQFCQNWDISQVRPEQVANVELTPEDITQICRQRRVPTIAYTYSEPVVFYEYMYDTCLKSRKNGIKNVVITGGYIEQKPLRRLLGLVDAVKVDLKAFSEDYYREIVNGELQPVLEALKIIREEGVWLELVYLMVPTLNDSEDEIKQLCGWILENLGDRVPIHFTRFHPAYLMKNLPSTPLESLEKAFTTASQSGLRYPYVGNVPGHDGEHTRCPECGKIVIRRRGFTILENDLLEGRCRFCEHDLDGVWS; encoded by the coding sequence ATGAAACGCCGCACAGTACTGAAAACGTTTGCCTGTGGAGCCTGCGCCTCTTTATTACCGATCAATCCGATCAGGCAGGGGGGAGGGCTGGTTGAAAACGCGCTCTGTCTCGATACTACTGATACCCTTTCCGATGTGGATGCGATGTTCTATGAAAAACGAGAAGGTACCGCGATAGAATGTCTCCTGTGCCCGCGTCATTGCCGGGTGACCGATCTCGAACGGGGCTACTGTGGTGTGCGCGAAAATAGGGACGGCAGATACATTACCCTGGTACACAGCCGGGCCTGCGCGATGAATATCGATCCGATCGAAAAGAAACCGCTCTTTCATTTCAAGCCGGGCACTCCCGCCTTTTCGATTGCTACCGCCGGATGTAATGTCAATTGCCAGTTCTGCCAGAACTGGGATATTTCGCAGGTCAGACCGGAACAAGTAGCAAATGTCGAACTGACACCCGAGGATATCACCCAAATCTGTCGTCAGCGAAGAGTGCCAACGATTGCCTATACCTATTCCGAGCCGGTGGTTTTCTATGAATATATGTATGATACCTGCCTAAAGAGTCGCAAAAACGGGATCAAAAACGTTGTAATAACCGGCGGTTATATCGAACAAAAACCGCTCCGTAGACTTCTCGGGCTGGTCGATGCGGTCAAGGTAGATCTAAAGGCGTTTTCAGAGGATTATTATCGTGAGATTGTCAACGGCGAACTTCAGCCGGTCCTGGAAGCTCTCAAGATAATCAGGGAGGAAGGTGTCTGGCTGGAGCTGGTTTATCTGATGGTGCCGACTTTGAATGATTCCGAGGATGAGATCAAACAACTCTGTGGGTGGATACTGGAAAACCTTGGAGATCGCGTGCCGATTCATTTCACACGTTTCCATCCCGCTTATCTGATGAAAAACCTGCCTTCGACCCCGCTTGAAAGTCTCGAGAAGGCATTCACGACAGCCTCACAGTCTGGATTGAGGTACCCCTATGTCGGCAATGTACCCGGCCATGACGGCGAACATACACGCTGTCCCGAATGCGGGAAGATTGTCATCAGGCGAAGAGGTTTCACCATCCTGGAAAACGATCTCCTGGAGGGACGATGCCGTTTTTGTGAGCACGATCTTGACGGCGTCTGGTCCTAA